The proteins below are encoded in one region of Anaerosporomusa subterranea:
- a CDS encoding radical SAM protein has product MPERLTAKIFDFYITTKCTMNCELCAAAVPYNPRPCHTLKENAFREIKEFFRIWDFTERVEFIGGEPLMHPQILEIIEETLKYRNQFERLRITTNATIVPQDELLELARSCGKYFDFIVDDYGEHSKNLQPLVEKLEQYGIPYRVDVYHGENQRYDGWIHFGDYEDYGYSTKEVERIFQRCIAPKNAFTCVNAGKAFSCVYAMSLFLAKGILPEKGEYIDLLDDTVSLAEKREIGTGFCTKPIKACHYCKGFDSENSERYPAAKQLLRKRGDLAGV; this is encoded by the coding sequence ATGCCAGAAAGGCTGACGGCTAAAATATTTGATTTTTATATTACAACAAAATGTACGATGAACTGCGAGCTTTGCGCAGCGGCTGTTCCTTACAATCCAAGACCGTGCCATACACTGAAAGAAAACGCTTTTCGGGAAATAAAAGAATTTTTTAGAATTTGGGATTTTACTGAACGAGTAGAGTTTATCGGCGGGGAGCCTTTAATGCATCCTCAAATACTGGAAATCATCGAGGAAACGCTGAAGTATCGCAATCAATTTGAACGGCTGAGAATTACCACCAACGCTACCATTGTGCCGCAAGATGAGTTGTTGGAGCTTGCACGCAGTTGCGGTAAATATTTTGACTTTATTGTAGATGATTATGGCGAGCACTCCAAGAATCTGCAGCCACTTGTCGAAAAACTTGAGCAATATGGAATCCCTTATCGGGTGGATGTATATCATGGGGAAAATCAGCGCTACGATGGGTGGATACACTTTGGCGATTATGAGGATTATGGATATTCGACGAAAGAGGTAGAGCGCATATTTCAGCGATGCATCGCTCCTAAAAATGCATTTACCTGTGTAAATGCCGGAAAAGCATTTTCGTGTGTTTATGCGATGTCACTTTTTTTGGCGAAGGGTATTCTGCCTGAAAAAGGAGAGTATATTGATTTGCTGGACGATACAGTATCTCTGGCAGAAAAACGCGAAATCGGGACAGGCTTTTGCACCAAGCCGATTAAGGCATGCCATTATTGCAAAGGATTTGACAGCGAGAACAGTGAACGTTATCCTGCCGCCAAACAGTTGCTCAGAAAAAGGGGAGACCTTGCTGGAGTATAA
- a CDS encoding radical SAM protein, translating to MAFSTKMVTVFTTTHCTLNCKYCGSAMPKFREAGITYVADVQQVKNCIDELFKIYDYIDHLDFTGGEPLLWSGLAESLTHASQYRDKFGFLRVLTNGTLLPSQEMLSAIAPIHSQFDFFIDNYGALSQKVTELKSILNENGISYRETVYVGENQDFGGWIDFGDLNYNGYSDQELKQVYGSCLQAHHMCLTIFDGHLYNCTIAPVGMALGKIPKDDQNETVPLLDQSVTLEEKRRIAHQFGKYILKACQYCNGFDNKNAARFPAAEQA from the coding sequence ATGGCTTTCAGTACAAAAATGGTTACGGTTTTTACAACGACACATTGTACATTGAATTGCAAGTATTGTGGGTCTGCTATGCCGAAATTCAGGGAGGCCGGTATTACATATGTTGCCGATGTACAGCAGGTTAAGAATTGTATTGACGAACTGTTCAAAATTTATGATTACATAGATCATCTTGATTTTACTGGTGGAGAACCCTTACTGTGGAGTGGTCTGGCAGAGAGTCTGACTCATGCGTCGCAATACCGGGATAAATTCGGATTTTTGCGTGTGTTGACTAACGGTACACTACTCCCATCCCAAGAAATGTTGTCTGCTATCGCTCCGATTCATTCGCAATTTGATTTTTTTATCGATAATTACGGTGCATTATCTCAAAAAGTAACAGAGTTAAAGTCTATCTTGAATGAGAACGGCATTTCCTATCGTGAAACAGTGTACGTGGGAGAAAATCAGGATTTTGGCGGCTGGATTGATTTTGGTGACTTAAACTATAATGGTTATTCTGATCAAGAGTTAAAGCAAGTATATGGCAGTTGCCTTCAGGCTCATCATATGTGCCTTACTATTTTTGACGGGCATCTGTACAACTGTACGATAGCTCCTGTGGGAATGGCTTTAGGAAAAATTCCTAAGGATGACCAAAATGAAACAGTGCCTTTGTTAGATCAAAGTGTTACGTTAGAGGAAAAGCGAAGAATTGCACACCAATTTGGGAAGTATATATTGAAGGCTTGTCAGTATTGCAACGGGTTTGACAATAAAAATGCAGCCCGATTTCCGGCGGCAGAACAGGCATGA
- a CDS encoding radical SAM protein, giving the protein MVVSTKVIAVIVTTKCTLRCKKCVLGIPYFKEQKHDTLENIISEIGSIFQIYDFVERVDISGGEALLHPDITQIIDYTAKFKEQFGSLRIISNGTILPGAELLSLMQRHGEQYGFLLDDYGHLSPKIVRTQELLKECSIPYKVNIYHGENQYCDGWIDFGDFKYRGYSDEQISRVFQNCHTSQNPCITLFEGDAYFCVRSMLGYKFGHYDLSAVERIDLRQNHQLLAINRQKAATFGKYPPVGCKHCNGFDTQNSARFPAAEQL; this is encoded by the coding sequence TTGGTCGTCAGTACCAAAGTGATAGCGGTGATTGTAACTACAAAATGCACCTTGCGATGCAAGAAATGCGTTTTGGGCATTCCTTATTTCAAAGAACAAAAACATGATACTCTTGAAAATATCATTTCGGAGATTGGCTCCATTTTTCAGATCTATGATTTTGTGGAGCGGGTCGATATCAGCGGTGGGGAAGCGCTGTTGCATCCTGATATCACACAAATCATTGATTATACCGCAAAATTTAAAGAGCAGTTTGGTTCTCTGCGAATTATTTCTAACGGAACCATACTGCCTGGAGCCGAATTGTTGAGCCTCATGCAACGGCATGGTGAGCAATACGGTTTTTTACTGGATGATTACGGACACCTTTCCCCTAAAATTGTCCGTACCCAGGAATTGCTCAAAGAATGTTCTATACCTTACAAGGTGAATATCTATCATGGTGAGAACCAATACTGTGACGGCTGGATTGACTTTGGCGATTTTAAATATCGTGGTTATTCTGATGAACAAATAAGTCGGGTGTTTCAAAATTGCCATACTTCCCAAAATCCGTGTATTACACTTTTTGAGGGAGACGCTTATTTTTGTGTGCGTTCGATGCTGGGATATAAATTCGGACATTACGATCTATCTGCTGTAGAGCGCATAGATCTTAGACAAAATCACCAATTACTTGCAATAAACCGACAAAAAGCGGCTACTTTTGGAAAGTATCCTCCTGTGGGCTGCAAGCACTGTAATGGCTTTGATACTCAGAATTCGGCACGATTTCCGGCGGCAGAACAACTATGA
- a CDS encoding aldo/keto reductase has protein sequence MTIFDNIFPLGIGTNRFKINGPNDSQGIEVAAAMVAAALDAGLSYIDIGYSYSRGMAETVCKLAFQRTKATRNVTIKSSFITDTKADDALRRVETSFSNMAIDHAAYFVIWNIESYAQFAEIMRKGALYEGALKVKERGLIDHICFSTHAPAAEIIKIIESGAFEGATISFSVLNSSVMQPVLECAARNSVGIVVMNPLGGGIVPQNSEYYSFLKNQSDNSVPTAALRFVAAHPAVNIVLSGMSTMEEFQHNLGAFQEGNAESDQDRIKRVHTGLRRLDGFCTGCRYCEGCPAQIPVSSFMQSNNSRLFQPTPAYNRTEPELLKNIQLFRKLYLDFHILPESGNNPCIQCGKCEKHCTQGLKIIQVIDEIYTNMQRRAFLQNARRERLKELLHSKSYKLVGFYPGAGYSNEIVRLYKSFFGEPDFKIVFFDSNPRLWNTVNEGITVYPPDQIESLHPEIIVVSNYIYQDEIYNSIKHHENDGILVVKLHHPDDVPWVF, from the coding sequence ATGACAATATTTGATAACATTTTTCCTCTGGGAATAGGCACCAACCGATTTAAAATCAATGGCCCCAATGACAGTCAGGGAATTGAGGTCGCCGCAGCAATGGTAGCGGCAGCATTGGATGCCGGCCTATCCTACATTGATATAGGCTACAGCTATTCCAGAGGAATGGCGGAAACGGTTTGCAAGCTTGCTTTTCAGCGTACAAAAGCAACACGTAATGTCACAATCAAGTCGTCTTTTATAACTGATACTAAAGCAGATGATGCCTTGCGAAGGGTGGAGACTTCTTTTTCAAATATGGCCATTGACCATGCTGCTTACTTTGTAATTTGGAACATTGAAAGCTATGCGCAGTTTGCAGAAATAATGCGTAAGGGTGCTTTATATGAAGGCGCGTTAAAGGTCAAGGAACGCGGCCTCATTGATCATATTTGCTTTTCCACTCATGCCCCTGCCGCAGAAATTATCAAAATTATCGAAAGCGGTGCTTTTGAAGGCGCGACAATATCGTTTTCTGTATTAAACAGTAGTGTAATGCAGCCTGTTTTGGAATGTGCTGCCCGAAATAGTGTTGGAATTGTGGTTATGAATCCCCTGGGAGGGGGGATTGTGCCGCAAAACAGCGAGTATTACTCCTTTTTAAAAAACCAGAGTGACAACAGTGTGCCAACGGCTGCACTCAGGTTTGTGGCGGCACATCCTGCAGTAAATATTGTATTGTCCGGTATGAGTACAATGGAAGAGTTTCAACATAATTTAGGTGCATTTCAGGAAGGCAATGCGGAGTCCGATCAAGACAGGATAAAACGTGTGCACACTGGCTTACGAAGGCTTGACGGTTTTTGTACAGGATGCAGGTACTGTGAGGGATGCCCTGCCCAAATACCTGTTTCCTCCTTTATGCAAAGCAATAATTCCAGGTTATTTCAACCGACACCGGCATATAATCGGACAGAACCGGAGCTTTTAAAAAATATCCAATTATTTCGCAAGCTGTATCTGGATTTTCATATTTTACCTGAGAGCGGCAATAATCCTTGCATTCAATGTGGAAAATGTGAAAAGCATTGTACGCAAGGACTAAAAATAATCCAAGTAATAGATGAAATCTATACCAATATGCAAAGAAGAGCCTTTTTGCAAAATGCTCGCCGAGAACGGCTCAAGGAATTGTTGCATAGTAAAAGCTATAAGCTGGTAGGTTTTTATCCAGGAGCCGGATATTCTAATGAAATTGTCCGTTTGTATAAAAGCTTTTTTGGGGAGCCGGATTTTAAAATCGTTTTCTTTGACAGCAATCCTCGATTATGGAATACTGTCAATGAGGGGATTACGGTTTATCCGCCAGATCAGATCGAATCATTGCATCCTGAAATAATAGTCGTCAGTAATTACATTTATCAGGATGAAATCTATAATAGCATTAAGCATCACGAGAATGACGGTATTCTTGTTGTGAAGCTTCATCATCCTGATGACGTGCCTTGGGTGTTTTAA
- a CDS encoding glycosyltransferase family 2 protein, which produces MSRLIVLTVAYNAGKTLRRAIDSIINQTYHDWIYYVIDNGSADNTREIITEYAQQDKRILQRNYDENDLYRIFDFIQEIVQVGEGDFLVILDSDDEYKLNFFSDMLQFVQEHDLDFATTGNEFISAKDGRFLGNRAFNNNALCIGETFSHIETYYGLIRPVWAKFFSINLLKKIKFDYLYDIRYGADTALCLDVLKNCEKFGILAGTYYKYYVNPKSDSYSYSPQRVQADQIIFDLASQFLVAKCGHVSRRNVDFLLAVYMNALKDTLQILLNTQISVSEKLSNLINVFSDDYTKILISREDFGVELGQALEMQRQRKELFATVANWLLTLQEVPDELVEGYCDTGELLCAAVENGDGWLCFKKLRVRFLIEQNHKDEAKDKLVELIELIPNDPEVIAFQQSL; this is translated from the coding sequence ATGAGCAGACTGATTGTATTAACAGTGGCCTATAATGCTGGGAAAACTCTGCGCCGCGCTATAGACAGTATTATCAATCAAACATACCATGACTGGATATATTATGTCATTGATAACGGCTCTGCTGATAACACCAGGGAAATTATCACAGAGTATGCGCAGCAGGATAAGCGAATTCTTCAGAGGAACTATGATGAAAATGATCTCTATAGAATTTTTGATTTTATTCAAGAGATTGTGCAGGTCGGCGAAGGCGATTTTTTAGTTATTCTTGATAGCGATGATGAATATAAGCTAAATTTCTTTTCCGACATGTTGCAGTTTGTGCAGGAGCATGATTTGGATTTTGCGACCACCGGAAATGAGTTCATTAGTGCAAAAGACGGAAGATTTTTAGGAAACAGAGCATTTAACAATAATGCATTGTGTATAGGAGAAACTTTTTCGCATATTGAAACCTATTATGGCTTGATTCGGCCGGTATGGGCGAAATTTTTTTCAATAAATCTTTTGAAAAAGATAAAATTTGATTATTTGTATGATATCAGATACGGTGCGGATACAGCATTATGTCTTGATGTGCTAAAAAATTGTGAAAAATTTGGTATACTGGCGGGTACGTATTATAAATATTATGTGAATCCTAAATCGGATTCCTATAGCTATTCTCCGCAACGTGTACAAGCCGATCAAATAATATTTGATCTTGCATCGCAATTTCTTGTCGCCAAATGCGGTCATGTAAGCCGTCGCAATGTCGACTTTTTGCTGGCTGTCTATATGAATGCACTAAAAGATACACTGCAGATTTTATTGAATACACAGATTAGCGTTTCGGAAAAATTGTCAAATTTGATAAATGTTTTTTCTGATGATTATACAAAGATTTTGATTTCTCGCGAAGATTTTGGTGTGGAGCTTGGCCAAGCTTTGGAAATGCAAAGACAGCGTAAAGAATTATTTGCAACTGTGGCTAATTGGCTTCTTACCCTCCAAGAAGTGCCGGACGAGTTGGTCGAGGGGTACTGCGACACAGGCGAGCTGCTGTGTGCCGCCGTAGAGAATGGGGACGGTTGGTTGTGCTTCAAGAAATTGAGGGTACGCTTTTTAATAGAGCAAAACCATAAAGATGAAGCAAAGGACAAGCTGGTAGAGCTTATAGAACTGATTCCGAATGACCCCGAGGTAATTGCGTTTCAACAGTCCCTCTAA
- a CDS encoding YjfB family protein → MDIAALSIMLSQSNVQQQAGISVMKLAMGAATDQADSLTAMMKATELSIQPYLGSNVDVQV, encoded by the coding sequence ATGGATATAGCTGCTTTGTCGATTATGCTTAGTCAAAGTAACGTGCAGCAACAGGCTGGTATCTCTGTGATGAAACTGGCTATGGGAGCTGCGACTGATCAGGCTGATTCTCTTACTGCTATGATGAAGGCTACGGAACTGTCGATTCAGCCGTATTTGGGTAGCAATGTTGATGTACAGGTATAA
- a CDS encoding flagellar protein FlaG produces the protein MEIGNHRITEASIAATARTAPVASETVKAEAGMPKLKLTDKTDKQNQESKKLEAGDVKEITQALNKFFQSMNADLHFEIHEGTQRMIVQLVDTAEHKVLKEFPPRDFLDMVAKIREYVGALLDKRA, from the coding sequence ATGGAAATCGGCAACCACAGAATAACAGAGGCTTCGATTGCCGCTACAGCAAGGACTGCGCCTGTAGCCAGTGAGACGGTGAAAGCGGAGGCAGGGATGCCTAAACTTAAACTTACGGACAAAACTGATAAGCAGAATCAAGAATCGAAAAAACTTGAAGCTGGCGATGTGAAAGAAATAACGCAAGCGCTGAATAAGTTTTTTCAATCGATGAATGCAGATTTGCATTTTGAAATACATGAGGGGACGCAGCGGATGATTGTTCAGTTGGTGGACACGGCAGAACACAAAGTCCTAAAGGAGTTTCCACCGCGCGATTTTCTAGATATGGTGGCTAAAATTCGTGAGTATGTCGGTGCGTTACTAGATAAACGTGCCTAA
- the fliD gene encoding flagellar filament capping protein FliD: protein MAIRTYGLSGSGMDVDQMVKDMMKARRIQYDKMYQEKTRLEYKKKDFNTIYTTLKEFREKNVFDFRMASQLRPMKATASDSSVATVTANADAVPINHTVEVTSLATAAMSKSAATITTSADKSTLASQFGLDSSASFDVTLNDGVNTKTITVDPTKSIHELAASINNAGLNIRANYDTTLDRFYLYNLQTGSANKLQVTDASVDVGGAAKQFFGDVLKLGAVDTAGTDAMIKIDGVEATAQASNKFTVSGLTFDLKKTGTTTIDVGADVDKAVENVKAFIESYNSTVKKITDELGEKYYRDFNPLTTDQKKDMKDDEIKAWEEKAKSGMLRNDAMLRGLVGDLRINFAEPVSGLNGNYKSATDLGITTASYVDEDGKFVDISSLGGMLSVDEKKLRTALNSDPDALYKIFATTGATNKESGVSRRLYDTLKAGLDKIVVTAGRSADLTGDTDSTLAKRLDDMNKRMSNEERRLKDLEARYYRQFDAMEVALQRMSSQSNWLAQQFSS from the coding sequence ATGGCAATTCGTACATATGGTTTAAGCGGTTCCGGGATGGATGTCGACCAGATGGTAAAAGATATGATGAAGGCTCGTCGGATACAGTATGACAAGATGTATCAGGAGAAAACCCGCCTAGAGTATAAGAAAAAGGATTTTAACACTATTTATACCACGCTTAAGGAGTTTCGGGAGAAGAATGTATTTGACTTCCGTATGGCCAGCCAACTGCGGCCCATGAAGGCCACGGCAAGTGATTCGTCGGTGGCAACGGTAACGGCTAATGCGGATGCGGTGCCGATCAATCACACGGTAGAAGTAACCTCTCTGGCGACGGCGGCGATGAGCAAAAGCGCAGCGACGATTACGACAAGCGCTGACAAGTCCACTCTTGCCAGTCAGTTTGGCCTGGACTCGTCGGCATCGTTTGACGTGACACTTAATGATGGCGTGAACACGAAAACAATCACGGTTGATCCGACTAAGAGCATCCATGAGTTGGCGGCAAGCATCAATAATGCCGGACTCAATATTCGTGCCAACTATGACACGACACTTGACCGTTTCTACTTGTATAATTTACAGACCGGTTCAGCCAATAAGCTGCAGGTGACAGACGCGTCAGTTGATGTTGGGGGGGCGGCGAAACAGTTCTTTGGCGACGTGCTGAAACTGGGGGCTGTCGATACTGCTGGCACTGACGCGATGATCAAGATCGATGGAGTGGAGGCGACTGCACAAGCATCCAACAAGTTTACAGTTTCAGGTCTCACGTTTGATCTGAAGAAAACCGGGACAACGACAATCGACGTGGGTGCTGACGTTGATAAAGCAGTGGAGAACGTCAAAGCGTTTATCGAGTCGTATAATTCTACCGTCAAAAAAATTACTGATGAATTGGGCGAGAAATATTACCGGGACTTTAATCCGCTGACCACCGACCAAAAGAAAGACATGAAGGATGACGAGATTAAGGCTTGGGAAGAAAAAGCTAAGAGCGGGATGCTGCGTAATGACGCGATGCTGCGGGGACTTGTCGGTGATTTACGCATCAACTTCGCTGAGCCCGTGTCAGGTCTCAATGGTAATTATAAAAGTGCCACTGACTTGGGGATTACGACCGCAAGTTATGTTGATGAAGACGGCAAGTTTGTGGATATAAGCTCTCTAGGCGGCATGTTATCTGTGGATGAGAAAAAGCTTCGCACCGCTCTGAATTCAGATCCAGATGCTCTGTATAAGATATTTGCCACAACTGGCGCGACCAATAAGGAGAGCGGCGTTTCACGGCGACTCTATGATACGCTGAAGGCTGGGCTTGACAAGATTGTCGTGACTGCAGGCAGAAGCGCCGATTTAACTGGCGATACGGACAGCACGCTAGCCAAACGGCTGGATGACATGAATAAGCGGATGAGTAACGAGGAGCGGCGACTGAAAGATCTCGAAGCCCGCTACTATCGCCAGTTTGACGCGATGGAAGTTGCTCTGCAGAGGATGAGTAGTCAGAGTAACTGGCTGGCGCAGCAGTTTAGCAGCTAA
- the fliS gene encoding flagellar export chaperone FliS: MNAMNMANAYKNQQIMTASPEELTLMLYNGAIRFTSESILALEQGDISKSHAANVRAQDIVREFMITLDMKIELSKNWMSLYDYIEYNLVQGNVKKDKTMLENAKGILSDMRDTWVEAMKQARQQRLQTAVGR; this comes from the coding sequence ATGAACGCGATGAATATGGCGAATGCATATAAGAACCAACAGATTATGACCGCATCGCCTGAAGAATTAACCCTGATGCTCTATAACGGCGCGATCCGCTTCACTAGTGAAAGCATTCTGGCGTTGGAACAAGGTGATATTTCTAAGTCACATGCCGCAAATGTGCGGGCGCAGGACATTGTCCGCGAGTTTATGATTACATTGGATATGAAGATCGAATTGTCGAAAAACTGGATGTCACTCTATGACTATATCGAATACAACCTGGTCCAAGGCAATGTGAAAAAAGACAAGACCATGCTTGAAAATGCTAAAGGCATACTGTCGGATATGCGTGACACTTGGGTTGAAGCGATGAAACAGGCGCGCCAACAGCGTTTGCAGACAGCGGTTGGCCGCTAA
- a CDS encoding zinc-ribbon domain containing protein, with product MAFQDRTLKCKDCGVDFVFTTGEQEFYAEKGFENDPVRCRECRDARKRGREGGSMTAGSSPREMHDAVCAECGVTTQVPFKPRNDRPIYCRDCFTAKRG from the coding sequence ATGGCATTCCAAGACAGAACTTTAAAATGTAAAGACTGTGGTGTGGATTTTGTCTTTACAACCGGTGAACAGGAATTTTATGCTGAAAAAGGTTTCGAAAACGACCCGGTTCGCTGCCGCGAGTGCCGCGATGCGAGAAAACGCGGTCGTGAAGGCGGCTCAATGACAGCTGGTTCATCGCCGCGCGAAATGCATGACGCTGTTTGTGCTGAGTGCGGGGTCACAACCCAAGTCCCGTTTAAACCGCGCAATGACCGGCCGATCTATTGCCGTGATTGCTTTACTGCTAAACGCGGTTAA
- a CDS encoding basic amino acid ABC transporter substrate-binding protein yields MKKIALLLAALMALTLLAGCGGQPAKPAEQAKSKVLNVGTDAGFAPFEFQDEVSKKYVGFDIDLMEAVGKQMGYEVKIQSMGFDGLIPALEAGNIDALISGMTITPERAKKVNFSKPYYKSGLSIVVKMDNNNIKDFKALEGKKLAVQIGTTGAMEAKKVKDATVREFNTAPEAFMELKAGGVDAVVNDLPVNEYYIAKAGAKDAKVVGEPLNSEEYGIATAKKNTELIEKINKALDELKKNGEYEKIYVKWFGKKP; encoded by the coding sequence ATGAAAAAGATTGCTTTGTTACTTGCGGCGCTTATGGCGCTAACGTTACTGGCGGGTTGCGGTGGTCAGCCTGCGAAACCGGCTGAGCAAGCTAAGTCGAAAGTTCTGAACGTTGGAACCGATGCGGGTTTTGCTCCATTTGAGTTCCAAGACGAAGTCAGTAAGAAGTATGTTGGTTTTGATATAGACCTGATGGAAGCGGTCGGTAAACAAATGGGCTATGAAGTAAAAATTCAAAGCATGGGCTTCGATGGACTTATTCCTGCACTTGAAGCAGGTAACATTGATGCGCTGATTTCGGGGATGACGATTACGCCGGAGCGCGCTAAGAAGGTCAACTTCTCCAAACCATATTATAAATCCGGCCTGTCAATCGTTGTAAAAATGGATAACAATAACATCAAAGACTTCAAAGCTTTAGAAGGCAAGAAGCTTGCAGTGCAAATTGGCACTACTGGAGCGATGGAAGCCAAGAAGGTTAAAGATGCGACTGTTCGTGAATTTAATACAGCTCCGGAAGCATTCATGGAACTCAAAGCTGGCGGCGTGGACGCAGTTGTCAATGACCTGCCAGTTAATGAATATTACATTGCCAAAGCTGGCGCGAAAGATGCCAAGGTTGTTGGCGAACCGCTGAACTCAGAAGAGTATGGCATTGCTACTGCAAAGAAAAACACTGAGTTGATCGAGAAAATCAACAAGGCGCTGGATGAGCTAAAGAAGAATGGCGAGTATGAGAAGATATATGTGAAATGGTTCGGCAAAAAGCCCTAA
- a CDS encoding amino acid ABC transporter permease: MNFDVDLIVRSFPLLLMGAGVTVQITALSVGFGLLIGMFVGIARLAKLTPLRLAAAVYVDFIRGTPLLVQIFIIYFALPMILGTRIDPFVAAITACSINSGAYVAEIFRGGIQSIDKGQMEAGRSLGMSWGQTMRYVILPQAFKRIIPPLGNEFIAMLKDSSLVSVIGFEELTRRGQLIIARTYGSFEIWMAVAFIYLIMTLTISRLVNYLERRYKIDDKH; this comes from the coding sequence GTGAATTTTGATGTTGATTTGATTGTACGTTCGTTCCCGCTGCTGCTGATGGGCGCTGGGGTTACGGTGCAGATTACGGCGCTGAGCGTCGGTTTTGGTTTGTTGATTGGTATGTTTGTCGGTATAGCTCGGCTGGCCAAGTTGACACCGTTGCGGCTGGCGGCTGCGGTGTATGTGGATTTTATACGCGGCACACCGTTATTGGTGCAGATCTTTATCATTTATTTTGCGTTACCGATGATTCTTGGAACTCGCATTGATCCCTTTGTTGCTGCGATTACGGCTTGCAGTATCAATAGCGGCGCCTATGTCGCCGAGATTTTTCGCGGCGGCATCCAGTCGATTGACAAAGGACAGATGGAGGCTGGGCGTTCGTTAGGAATGAGCTGGGGGCAGACGATGCGTTATGTTATTCTGCCGCAGGCGTTCAAGCGGATTATTCCGCCTTTGGGTAATGAATTTATTGCGATGCTAAAGGATTCTTCGTTAGTGTCGGTGATCGGCTTTGAGGAATTAACTCGCCGCGGGCAGTTGATTATTGCCAGGACATATGGCTCGTTTGAGATTTGGATGGCGGTGGCGTTTATCTATTTGATCATGACGTTGACGATTTCCCGCTTGGTAAATTACCTGGAGCGGAGGTATAAAATCGATGATAAGCATTAA
- a CDS encoding amino acid ABC transporter ATP-binding protein, which yields MISIKQVHKKFGQLHVLKGIDLEISEREVVVIIGPSGSGKSTLLRCINYLEEPTDGQITVDGIPLTGESSINAVRAEVGMVFQRFNLFPHMTVLQNIMLAPMKVRNLRQAEAEEAALALLQKVGLSDKANAYPEQLSGGQQQRVAIARALAMKPKVMLFDEPTSALDPEMIKEVLDVMKTLANEGMTMAVVTHEMGFAREVGDRVIFMDEGRIVEVGTPEQIFSAAREERTRAFLSKIL from the coding sequence ATGATAAGCATTAAGCAAGTGCATAAAAAGTTTGGCCAATTGCATGTCTTAAAGGGTATTGATCTAGAGATTAGCGAACGGGAAGTTGTGGTCATTATTGGTCCAAGCGGATCAGGCAAGAGTACGCTTCTGCGCTGCATTAACTATCTGGAAGAACCCACTGATGGGCAAATCACGGTTGACGGCATTCCCCTGACAGGCGAATCCAGCATCAACGCTGTTCGCGCCGAGGTGGGGATGGTATTTCAACGGTTCAATTTGTTTCCGCATATGACGGTACTGCAAAATATTATGCTAGCGCCGATGAAGGTACGCAATCTCAGACAGGCTGAAGCAGAGGAAGCGGCGCTTGCATTACTACAAAAGGTTGGCTTATCGGATAAAGCCAATGCCTATCCGGAGCAACTTTCCGGCGGCCAGCAGCAACGGGTGGCTATCGCCAGGGCGCTGGCGATGAAACCGAAAGTGATGTTGTTTGATGAACCTACTTCAGCGCTTGATCCGGAGATGATCAAAGAAGTGCTCGATGTCATGAAAACGTTGGCCAATGAGGGTATGACTATGGCAGTCGTTACTCATGAGATGGGCTTCGCCCGCGAGGTCGGCGACAGGGTGATTTTCATGGACGAGGGACGGATTGTCGAAGTTGGCACACCAGAGCAGATATTCTCGGCTGCGAGGGAAGAGCGGACAAGGGCATTCCTCTCGAAAATACTTTGA
- a CDS encoding cold-shock protein, whose product MNGKVKWFSSEKGFGFIEREDGGDVFVHFSAIADEGFKTLVEGQAVEFDVVEGQRGPQASNVVKL is encoded by the coding sequence ATGAACGGTAAGGTTAAATGGTTTAGTTCAGAAAAAGGGTTTGGATTTATCGAGCGGGAAGATGGCGGCGACGTGTTTGTTCACTTCTCGGCGATTGCTGACGAGGGCTTCAAGACACTAGTAGAAGGCCAAGCAGTAGAGTTTGACGTTGTCGAAGGCCAACGCGGACCACAAGCTTCTAACGTTGTAAAACTGTAA